One Gossypium hirsutum isolate 1008001.06 chromosome A11, Gossypium_hirsutum_v2.1, whole genome shotgun sequence genomic window carries:
- the LOC107923922 gene encoding cysteine-rich and transmembrane domain-containing protein WIH2: protein MSYQREPQDPYPPPGYASPYPPPPPSGYPSAPPYEGYPPPPPPGYPPYPQPQRQPYEGYQGYFAEGYPPPPPPPPGHPQYHHCHYEHHHHHNHSDDGCFSFLKGCLAALCCCCMLEECCF, encoded by the exons ATGAGTTACCAAAGAGAACCTCAAGACCCTTACCCTCCTCCTG GGTATGCCTCTCCTTATCCACCCCCACCCCCATCTGGATACCCTTCTGCTCCACCTTACGAAGGCTACCCACCACCGCCGCCTCCAGGTTATCCACCGTATCCTCAGCCGCAACGCCAGCCTTACGAGGGTTACCAAGGGTATTTTGCTGAAGGGtatccaccaccaccacctccacctcCAGGTCATCCTCAATATCACCACTGCCACTACGAGCATCACCATCACCACAATCATTCTGATGATGGCTGTTTCTCTTTCTTAAAAGGCTG TTTGGCTGCTCTATGTTGTTGCTGCATGTTGGAGGAATGCTGCTTTTAG
- the LOC107923921 gene encoding protein AUXIN SIGNALING F-BOX 2, protein MNYFPDEVLEHVFDFITSHKDRNSVSLVCKSWYKIERYSRQRVFIGNCYSISPERLIARFPGLKSLTLKGKPHFADFNLVPHDWGGFVYPWIEALAKSRIGLEELRLKRMVVSDESLELLSKSFVNFKSLVLVSCEGFTTDGLAAIAANCRFLRELDLQENEVDDHRGHWLSCFPESCTSLISLNFACLRGEVNLGALERLVSRSPNLKSLRLNRAVPLDTLQKLLMRAPQLVDLGIGSYVHDPFSEAYNKLKIAIQRCKSIRSLSGFLEVAPHCMSAIYPICGNLTFLNLSYAPGLHGNKLMKLIQHCRKLQRLWILDCIGDKGLGVVALTCKELQELRVFPSDPFEAGNAAVTEEGLVLVSAGCPKLNSLLYFCQQMTNAALITVAKNCPNFIRFRLCILDPIKPDPVTNQPLDEGFGAIVQSCKGLKRLSLSGLLTDQVFLYIGMYAEQLEMLSIAFAADSDKGMLYVLNGCKKLRKLEIRDCPFGDAALLEDVGKYETMRSLWMSSCEVTLGGCKSVAEKMPSLNVEIIDESEQMEFNLDDKQKVDKMYLYRTLVGHRKDAPEYVWIL, encoded by the exons atGAATTATTTCCCAGATGAAGTTTTAGAGCACGTGTTTGATTTCATCACATCTCACAAAGACCGTAACTCAGTGTCTTTAGTTTGCAAATCGTGGTACAAAATCGAAAGATACAGCAGGCAAAGGGTTTTCATTGGGAACTGTTATTCCATCAGCCCAGAGAGGTTGATCGCCAGATTCCCTGGCTTGAAGTCGCTGACTTTGAAAGGGAAGCCGCATTTCGCCGACTTCAATTTGGTGCCACATGATTGGGGAGGTTTCGTTTATCCTTGGATCGAAGCCTTGGCTAAGAGCCGAATCGGATTGGAAGAACTTAGGCTTAAGAGGATGGTGGTGTCTGATGAGAGCCTCGAGCTGCTTTCCAAATCATTTGTGAATTTTAAGTCTTTGGTCCTTGTTAGTTGTGAAGGCTTCACTACTGATGGTCTTGCCGCTATTGCTGCTAATTGTAG GTTTCTTAGGGAGCTGGATTTACAAGAAAATGAAGTTGATGATCATAGAGGTCATTGGCTTAGTTGCTTTCCTGAAAGCTGTACCTCTCTGATTTCCCTGAATTTTGCCTGCCTTAGAGGAGAAGTGAACTTAGGAGCTCTTGAAAGACTTGTGTCAAGATCTCCCAACCTCAAGAGTTTACGACTAAACCGTGCGGTCCCGCTTGATACCCTCCAAAAACTATTGATGCGAGCTCCTCAACTGGTGGACTTGGGAATCGGGTCTTATGTACATGATCCATTCTCTGAGGCCTATAACAAATTGAAAATTGCCATTCAAAGGTGCAAATCAATCAGGAGTTTATCGGGGTTTTTGGAGGTTGCTCCTCATTGCATGTCGGCTATTTATCCGATTTGTGGAAACCTGACCTTCTTGAACTTGAGTTATGCTCCAGGCCTTCATGGTAATAAGCTGATGAAGCTGATTCAGCATTGCAGGAAACTTCAGCGTCTATGG ATACTGGATTGTATTGGAGATAAGGGACTAGGAGTAGTGGCTTTGACATGTAAAGAATTGCAGGAATTGAGGGTTTTCCCATCTGATCCCTTTGAAGCTGGAAATGCTGCCGTGACTGAGGAAGGTTTGGTCCTAGTATCTGCAGGCTGTCCAAAGCTCAATTCGCTGCTGTACTTCTGTCAGCAGATGACGAATGCTGCCCTCATAACTGTAGCTAAGAACTGCCCGAATTTTATCCGCTTCAGATTGTGCATCCTTGACCCCATAAAACCTGACCCTGTAACCAATCAGCCATTGGATGAAGGTTTTGGGGCGATTGTCCAGTCTTGCAAGGGTCTCAAGAGACTATCACTCTCTGGCCTTCTGACTGATCAGGTTTTTCTTTACATAGGAATGTATGCCGAGCAGCTCGAGATGCTGTCCATCGCTTTTGCTGCGGACAGTGACAAAGGAATGCTCTACGTGTTGAACGGTTGCAAGAAACTTCGCAAGCTAGAGATCAGGGACTGCCCCTTTGGTGACGCAGCACTTCTAGAGGACGTGGGAAAGTATGAAACAATGCGATCCCTTTGGATGTCCTCCTGTGAAGTTACCCTCGGAGGCTGCAAGTCAGTTGCTGAGAAGATGCCGAGCCTAAATGTGGAGATCATAGATGAGAGTGAACAAATGGAATTTAACCTTGACGACAAGCAGAAGGTAGACAAGATGTATCTGTATCGAACATTAGTCGGGCATAGGAAAGATGCACCAGAATATGTGTGGATTTTGTAG
- the LOC107922793 gene encoding V-type proton ATPase subunit C, with amino-acid sequence MANRYWVVSLPVQNSASTLWNSLQDQISKHSFDTPLYRFNIPNLRVGTLDSLLALSDDLFKLNTFIEGVSQKIRRQIEELERVSGLESNALTVDGVPIDSYLTRFVWDEAKYPTMSPLREIVDGIHILVAKIEDDLKVRVAEYNNVRGQLNAINRKQSGSLAVRDLSNIVKPEDIITSEHLVTLLAVIPKYSQKDWLSSYETLTTYVVPRSSKKLYEDNEYALYTVTLFGRVADNFRTSARERGFQIRDFEYSPEAQESRKQELEKLVQDQDSLRSSLLQWCYTSYGEVFNSWMHFCALRIFAESILRYGLPPSFLACVLSPSTKGEKKVRSILEELCDSTNSTYWKTEDEGGAMAGLGGDADTYPYVSFTINIA; translated from the exons ATGGCGAACAGATACTGGGTGGTGTCTCTTCCGGTTCAGAATTCGGCGTCCACATTGTGGAATAGCTTACAAGACCAAATCTCCAAGCATTCCTTCGACACTCCTCTTTACAGG TTTAATATACCAAATCTACGTGTTGGCACTCTCGATTCCCTCCTTGCTCTCAGTGATGATCTCTTCAAA TTGAATACCTTTATCGAAGGAGTTTCTCAGAAAATCAGGAGGCAGATCGAGGAACTGGAGAGAGTATCTGGATTGGAGAGCAATGCCCTCACCGTTGATGGAGTCCCCATTGATTCTTATCTaacaag GTTTGTTTGGGATGAAGCAAAGTACCCGACAATGTCCCCCTTGAGGGAAATTGTTGATGGTATTCACATTCTAGTGGCAAAGATCGAGGATGATCTCAAG GTTCGTGTTGCTGAGTATAACAATGTGCGCGGCCAACTTAATGCCATAAACAGAAAGCAAAGTGGAAG CTTGGCTGTTCGTGACCTGTCTAATATAGTGAAGCCTGAGGATATCATTACTTCTGAACACCTAGTGACTCTCCTCGCAGTTATTCCCAAGTATTCACAGAAGGATTGGCTTTCAAGCTACGAAACATTGACTACCTATGTG GTCCCTAGGTCCTCCAAGAAGTTGTATGAAGATAATGAATATGCTCTTTACACTGTCACGTTATTTGGTCGCGTCGCTGACAATTTCAGAACTAGTGCACGGGAACGAGGCTTCCAA ATTCGTGATTTTGAATATAGTCCAGAAGCACAAGAAAGTCGTAAGCAGGAACTAGAGAAATTGGTACAAGACCAAGATAGCTTGCGAAGCTCACTTTTGCAATGGTGTTACACTAGTTATGGGGAG GTTTTCAACTCCTGGATGCATTTTTGTGCTTTACGTATCTTTGCAGAGAGCATTCTAAGATATGGTCTGCCGCCGTCTTTCCTG GCATGCGTTTTGTCCCCATCTACAAAGGGTGAGAAGAAAGTGCGGTCCATCCTTGAAGAGTTATGTGATAGCACAAACAG CACATACTGGAAGACTGAAGATGAAGGCGGAGCAATGGCTGGTTTAGGAGGTGATGCCGACACCTATCCCTATGTCTCCTTCACAATCAACATTGCTTGA